In Geobacillus kaustophilus, a genomic segment contains:
- a CDS encoding Gfo/Idh/MocA family protein, giving the protein MKPINVGIIGTGFSASSHIEALRRLPLVNIVAIASSSQEKAEEAARRFGIPKAYGDYRALIDDPDVEAVHNCTRNVLHFPINKAVLEAGKHLLSEKPLAMDSEQSAELKRLAEQSESLSAVCFNYRHYPLVVEAKERLAREAKRVHFVYGGYVQDWLLYDTDYNWRLDPAQNGPSRAIADIGSHWCDTVQYVLGKKIVEVFADLRTVHPVRYKPKQEESTFTASGAQDAEPVQIDTEDGGSVLVHFDDGTHGAFTISQVSAGRKNRLYFEIAADEMTLAWDQEHPNRLWVGRRSGPNEEIVRDPALLSPRAASLAHYPGGHEEGWPDGLKNLFLDFYSAIIRKQRGEALGELPFATIADGHHTMAIVDAILESHRTKRWVRVLE; this is encoded by the coding sequence ATGAAACCGATCAACGTCGGCATCATCGGCACCGGCTTTTCCGCTTCTTCCCATATTGAGGCGCTCCGCCGCCTGCCGTTGGTGAACATTGTCGCCATTGCCTCAAGCAGTCAAGAAAAAGCGGAGGAAGCCGCGCGCCGGTTCGGGATTCCGAAAGCATACGGCGACTACCGCGCCTTGATTGACGACCCGGACGTCGAAGCCGTTCACAACTGCACGCGCAACGTCCTCCATTTCCCGATCAACAAGGCGGTGCTTGAGGCGGGAAAACATTTATTGTCGGAAAAGCCGCTCGCCATGGACAGCGAACAGTCGGCCGAATTGAAGCGGCTCGCTGAACAAAGCGAAAGCCTTAGCGCGGTCTGTTTCAACTACCGCCACTACCCGCTCGTTGTCGAGGCGAAAGAGCGGCTCGCCCGTGAGGCGAAGCGCGTCCATTTCGTGTACGGCGGCTATGTGCAAGACTGGCTCTTGTATGACACCGACTACAACTGGCGGCTCGACCCGGCGCAAAACGGCCCATCGCGCGCCATCGCCGACATCGGTTCGCACTGGTGCGACACGGTGCAGTATGTGCTCGGCAAGAAAATCGTCGAAGTATTTGCCGACTTGCGCACCGTTCACCCGGTTCGCTATAAGCCGAAACAGGAAGAGAGCACATTCACAGCCAGCGGTGCTCAAGACGCCGAGCCAGTCCAGATTGACACCGAAGACGGCGGCAGCGTGCTCGTCCATTTTGACGACGGCACCCACGGGGCGTTTACGATTTCCCAAGTGAGCGCCGGCCGGAAAAACCGGCTGTATTTTGAAATTGCCGCCGATGAGATGACGCTCGCCTGGGATCAAGAGCATCCGAACCGCCTCTGGGTCGGGCGCCGCAGCGGCCCAAACGAAGAAATCGTCCGCGACCCGGCGCTTCTTTCGCCGCGCGCAGCGTCCCTCGCCCATTACCCGGGCGGCCATGAAGAAGGCTGGCCGGACGGGCTGAAGAACTTGTTTTTAGATTTTTACAGCGCCATCATCCGGAAGCAGCGCGGCGAGGCGCTCGGGGAGCTGCCGTTTGCGACGATCGCCGACGGCCACCACACGATGGCGATTGTCGATGCCATTTTGGAAAGCCATCGCACGAAACGGTGGGTGCGGGTGTTGGAATAA
- a CDS encoding sugar phosphate isomerase/epimerase family protein, whose amino-acid sequence MKVGVFTVLYQQLPLEDMLDKVAAMGIEAVELGTGNYPGNAHCDPDALLDQPEKIKALKKAVADRGLVISALSCHGNPLHPDKAFAKQSHDTWRKTVRLAEQLEVPVINAFSGCPGDHPGAKYPNWVTCSWPPDYLEILKWQWEEVVIPYWREEAAFAKEHGITQIAFEMHPGFVVYNPETLLKLREHVGEAIGANFDPSHLLWQGIDPVEAIKLLGREKAIFHVHAKDTYLDEANIRKNGVLDTKHYSQILDRSWVFRTVGYGQSEKMWRDIVSALRAVGYDYVLSIEHEDMLASIDEGLSKAVALLKKVLFKEELPEMWWA is encoded by the coding sequence ATGAAAGTAGGCGTATTTACCGTCTTGTATCAACAGCTGCCGTTGGAAGACATGCTCGACAAAGTCGCCGCCATGGGCATTGAGGCCGTTGAGCTTGGCACCGGCAATTACCCGGGCAACGCCCATTGCGATCCTGACGCACTTTTGGACCAGCCGGAAAAAATCAAAGCTCTGAAAAAAGCCGTCGCCGACCGCGGCCTTGTGATCAGCGCCTTAAGCTGCCATGGCAACCCGCTTCATCCGGACAAAGCGTTCGCGAAACAGTCGCATGATACATGGAGGAAAACGGTCAGGCTCGCTGAGCAGCTTGAAGTCCCGGTCATCAACGCCTTCTCCGGCTGCCCGGGCGACCATCCCGGCGCCAAATACCCAAACTGGGTCACGTGCTCTTGGCCGCCGGATTACTTGGAAATTTTAAAATGGCAATGGGAAGAAGTCGTCATCCCGTACTGGCGCGAAGAAGCAGCGTTCGCCAAGGAGCACGGCATCACGCAAATCGCCTTTGAAATGCATCCGGGCTTCGTCGTCTACAACCCGGAAACGCTCCTCAAACTGCGCGAACACGTCGGTGAAGCGATCGGCGCCAACTTTGACCCGAGCCACTTGCTTTGGCAAGGCATCGACCCGGTTGAGGCGATCAAACTGCTCGGCCGCGAAAAAGCGATTTTCCACGTCCATGCGAAAGACACGTACTTAGACGAAGCGAACATCCGCAAAAACGGCGTGCTCGATACGAAACATTACAGCCAAATTCTCGATCGCTCATGGGTGTTCCGCACCGTCGGCTACGGGCAAAGCGAAAAAATGTGGCGCGACATCGTCAGCGCCCTGCGCGCCGTCGGCTACGACTACGTGCTGTCAATCGAACACGAAGATATGCTCGCTTCGATCGATGAAGGGCTGTCAAAGGCCGTCGCCCTCTTGAAAAAGGTGTTGTTCAAAGAAGAACTGCCGGAGATGTGGTGGGCATAA